In Sporomusaceae bacterium FL31, the following are encoded in one genomic region:
- a CDS encoding putative tRNA (cytidine(34)-2'-O)-methyltransferase, with protein sequence MHIVLVEPEIPGNTGNIARLCAATGCELHLVKPLGFSVDDRYLKRAGLDYWHLVKVHYHENFDEVVAKYANHNFYFNTTKTSRPYSDVQFTADDLLVFGKETAGLPEKILDMNRQNCIRIPMLDDARSLNLSNAAAIVVYEALRQLSYPRLC encoded by the coding sequence ATGCATATCGTACTAGTCGAACCAGAGATACCAGGGAATACTGGCAATATTGCCAGATTGTGTGCTGCAACTGGTTGTGAACTGCATTTAGTAAAACCGCTGGGCTTTTCAGTGGATGATCGCTATCTGAAAAGAGCGGGGCTTGATTATTGGCACTTGGTAAAGGTTCATTACCATGAAAATTTTGATGAAGTTGTCGCCAAATATGCCAATCATAATTTTTATTTTAATACTACGAAGACTAGCAGACCTTATTCTGATGTACAATTTACGGCTGATGATCTGTTGGTTTTTGGGAAAGAAACTGCCGGATTACCTGAGAAAATTCTTGATATGAACCGCCAAAACTGCATTAGAATACCGATGTTGGATGATGCCAGATCGCTTAATTTATCCAATGCAGCCGCTATTGTTGTGTATGAAGCTTTGCGTCAGTTAAGTTATCCTCGCTTATGTTAA
- a CDS encoding AP endonuclease, with the protein MLAKFGPAGNPDAFYNSGKSASVDIPAWLAGLNLSAYEYQCSRGVNIREQTAQAIGLQAANYGISLSIHAPYYISLATDDEGIAANTQKHFIKSLEVAHWMGAERIVFHIGGPGKQERKAAMERAKRAFAAVLEIIEERGLTGIYLLPETMGKQNQLGNLEEVLELCKMSQWVMPAVDFGHMHAVSGGGYTTRAEFAQIFERVGEVLGADVAKNLHIHFSKIEFTKAGEKRHWTFSDPFGPPYEPLIEVCAAHNYTPRIICESAGTQAADARTMQELYLSLVKAQ; encoded by the coding sequence ATGTTAGCAAAATTTGGACCTGCCGGTAATCCGGATGCTTTCTATAATAGTGGAAAGAGTGCATCGGTAGATATTCCAGCATGGTTGGCAGGATTAAATTTATCTGCCTATGAATATCAATGTAGTCGAGGCGTCAATATCAGAGAACAAACAGCGCAAGCAATTGGCTTACAGGCAGCTAATTATGGAATAAGCTTAAGTATTCACGCTCCATATTACATAAGCTTAGCTACTGACGATGAGGGTATTGCCGCAAATACGCAAAAGCATTTCATCAAAAGCTTAGAGGTTGCGCATTGGATGGGGGCAGAACGGATTGTTTTCCACATCGGCGGACCTGGTAAGCAAGAGCGGAAAGCGGCCATGGAGCGTGCAAAGCGAGCTTTTGCTGCTGTTCTAGAGATTATTGAGGAGCGTGGACTGACCGGTATTTACCTGTTGCCAGAAACAATGGGGAAACAAAATCAACTAGGTAATTTGGAAGAAGTTCTTGAGCTATGTAAAATGTCACAATGGGTTATGCCAGCCGTTGATTTTGGTCATATGCATGCAGTAAGCGGAGGGGGATATACCACCCGTGCTGAATTTGCTCAGATATTTGAGCGGGTTGGTGAAGTGTTAGGGGCAGATGTTGCTAAAAATTTGCATATTCATTTTAGTAAAATTGAGTTTACAAAAGCTGGCGAGAAGCGCCACTGGACTTTTAGCGATCCATTTGGTCCGCCTTATGAACCTCTCATCGAAGTTTGTGCAGCGCATAACTACACACCGCGCATTATTTGTGAATCGGCCGGCACGCAAGCCGCTGATGCCCGAACGATGCAGGAACTCTACTTATCTTTAGTAAAGGCCCAATAA
- a CDS encoding UPF0342 protein yields MNTYDKAHDLAKVLQNSEEYRTFLAAKKLVDTDEQAKKMVGEFITKQMELEYEMMSGKPEDKAKIDQLQKMYDLLVLNSKARDFMQAHMRFQRVMGDIYKIIGDSVAEGMSFFAKE; encoded by the coding sequence ATGAATACATACGATAAAGCTCATGATTTAGCTAAGGTGCTGCAAAACTCGGAAGAATACCGCACTTTTTTAGCTGCAAAAAAACTTGTCGATACTGACGAACAAGCGAAAAAAATGGTTGGAGAGTTTATCACCAAACAAATGGAACTCGAATACGAAATGATGTCCGGTAAGCCGGAAGACAAAGCGAAAATTGACCAATTACAAAAGATGTATGACTTACTTGTTCTCAACAGTAAAGCACGTGATTTCATGCAGGCTCATATGCGTTTTCAGCGTGTTATGGGAGATATATACAAAATAATTGGTGACTCGGTCGCCGAAGGAATGAGTTTTTTTGCAAAAGAATAA
- the murB gene encoding UDP-N-acetylenolpyruvoylglucosamine reductase, whose translation MQKNKEFLSKIKKIIPCERLFIDEPLANHTTFRIGGPADYFVLPSSIAEIAELLKLAQEYNISVTVLGNGSNVLVLDSGIRGLVLKFAKEMSYIRHEGHHVFAGAGALLCDVSRYAAELGLAGMEFAVGIPGSIGGSVFMNAGAYEGEMSNIVVSVTAVCKDGSIQRFNKEELQFSYRHSIFHENHCTICEVELAFQNGEHTLIRSKMGDFTTKRETKQPLEVPSAGSTFKRPPGHFAGTLIEQTGLKGLTIGGAQVSPKHAGFIINAGGATAQDVLNLIKEVQRRVHEKHGVMLYPEVRTLGEP comes from the coding sequence TTGCAAAAGAATAAAGAATTCTTATCAAAAATCAAAAAAATAATTCCCTGTGAACGACTGTTCATTGATGAACCATTAGCCAATCATACAACTTTTCGAATTGGTGGCCCAGCGGATTATTTTGTATTGCCGTCATCGATAGCGGAAATTGCCGAACTATTAAAGCTTGCGCAAGAATATAATATTTCTGTTACAGTTCTCGGAAATGGATCCAATGTATTGGTTTTGGATAGTGGAATACGCGGGCTAGTATTGAAATTTGCTAAGGAAATGTCCTATATCCGCCATGAAGGTCATCATGTGTTTGCTGGTGCGGGTGCTTTGTTATGTGATGTATCACGTTATGCTGCAGAGCTTGGCTTAGCGGGCATGGAATTTGCTGTTGGTATACCCGGCAGTATTGGCGGATCTGTATTTATGAATGCAGGCGCTTATGAAGGTGAAATGAGTAATATTGTCGTTTCAGTGACGGCTGTCTGTAAAGATGGGAGCATTCAGCGCTTTAATAAAGAAGAATTGCAATTCTCTTATCGGCATAGTATTTTCCATGAAAATCACTGCACTATTTGTGAGGTGGAGTTAGCCTTTCAAAATGGTGAGCACACATTAATACGCAGCAAAATGGGCGATTTCACTACAAAGCGTGAAACCAAGCAGCCTCTGGAGGTTCCTAGTGCTGGCAGTACATTTAAGAGACCTCCGGGTCATTTTGCTGGTACGCTGATTGAGCAGACAGGACTAAAAGGGCTAACCATAGGCGGAGCTCAGGTTTCACCGAAACACGCGGGCTTTATTATTAATGCTGGTGGAGCAACGGCTCAAGACGTTCTGAATCTTATCAAAGAGGTTCAGCGGCGCGTACATGAAAAGCATGGTGTTATGTTATATCCTGAAGTTCGCACACTAGGTGAGCCATAA
- a CDS encoding MBL fold hydrolase has product MKLTFLGAAKMVTGSSFLLEVGSKKILVDCGMFQGSKPVRALNYRDFAFDTTSLDCVLLTHAHIDHSGLLPKLCKHGFKGPIYATKVTAELCNIMLPDSAHIQEFDAEIANRKGQRAGKKHIEPLYTIEDAYNCLQQFSPVMYDQELELSPELTVRFRDAGHIIGSSIVEVNITENGKTIKMLFSGDLGQPDQPIIKDPTFITEADYIITESTYGNRTHLHYDKEEKLAEIINDTVARGGNIIIPSFAVGRTQALLYYLHKLLKAGKISDIPVIIDSPLAISATDIFMHNTQEYDSEAYDMLVKDNSNPLILPQLMFTKTADESKALNHLDKPAIIISASGMADAGRILHHLKHNLWREESSVLFVGYQAEGSLGRRLVEGIKRVKIMGEEISVRAQIYNLEGFSAHADQEQLLDWLGHFAEPKPANIFLVHGESSASEPFAEIIKERLNLSAYIPQYGDVAVINGREWHIEQTDLASLEPAVKELEDYLIQYDAEYQLQRKQLINLVAANPSKLSEALIRLEKVQKYLKKLMNDL; this is encoded by the coding sequence ATGAAACTAACATTTTTAGGAGCAGCTAAGATGGTTACCGGCTCATCCTTTTTATTGGAAGTTGGTTCAAAAAAAATATTGGTTGACTGCGGAATGTTTCAGGGGTCAAAACCAGTTAGAGCATTAAACTATCGTGATTTTGCCTTTGATACTACCTCATTGGATTGTGTATTGCTTACCCATGCCCATATTGATCACAGTGGATTATTGCCCAAATTGTGTAAGCATGGTTTTAAAGGACCCATTTATGCAACAAAAGTAACAGCAGAACTATGCAATATTATGTTGCCTGATAGTGCGCACATACAAGAGTTTGATGCCGAAATTGCAAATCGCAAAGGGCAACGGGCGGGTAAGAAGCATATTGAGCCTTTATACACCATTGAGGATGCCTATAACTGCCTACAGCAGTTTTCACCTGTGATGTACGATCAGGAATTGGAGCTATCACCAGAATTGACGGTTCGGTTTAGAGATGCGGGCCATATTATAGGGTCATCGATTGTTGAAGTTAATATTACTGAAAACGGTAAAACTATAAAAATGCTATTCTCTGGTGATCTGGGCCAGCCGGATCAGCCGATCATTAAAGATCCAACCTTTATAACAGAAGCTGATTATATTATTACTGAGTCCACTTATGGCAATCGTACTCATCTTCATTACGATAAAGAAGAAAAACTGGCCGAAATTATCAACGATACGGTAGCACGCGGCGGCAATATCATCATTCCTTCTTTTGCGGTCGGAAGAACACAAGCATTGCTATATTATTTGCATAAATTATTGAAAGCTGGGAAAATTTCAGATATACCTGTTATCATTGACAGCCCGCTTGCTATATCGGCAACCGATATTTTCATGCATAACACTCAAGAGTATGATAGTGAAGCTTATGATATGCTGGTCAAAGACAACAGCAACCCATTAATTTTGCCGCAGCTTATGTTTACAAAAACTGCCGATGAATCGAAAGCGCTGAATCATCTTGATAAACCGGCTATCATTATTTCAGCAAGCGGAATGGCGGATGCAGGAAGGATTCTTCATCACTTAAAGCACAATCTTTGGCGGGAAGAGAGCAGTGTATTATTTGTAGGCTATCAAGCAGAGGGCAGTCTGGGTCGGAGACTTGTTGAAGGTATAAAACGGGTTAAAATTATGGGTGAAGAGATCAGTGTCAGAGCACAGATTTATAACCTGGAAGGATTCTCCGCACATGCCGATCAAGAACAACTGCTTGACTGGCTGGGACATTTCGCCGAGCCAAAACCAGCGAATATCTTCTTGGTACATGGTGAGTCGAGTGCCTCTGAACCGTTTGCAGAAATTATCAAAGAACGTTTGAATCTATCTGCTTATATTCCTCAATATGGTGATGTTGCGGTCATTAATGGCCGTGAATGGCATATTGAGCAAACTGATTTGGCTTCATTGGAGCCTGCGGTCAAAGAACTCGAAGACTATTTAATTCAATACGATGCGGAATACCAATTACAACGTAAGCAGCTCATAAACTTAGTTGCCGCTAATCCAAGTAAATTGTCTGAAGCTCTTATCAGGCTTGAGAAAGTGCAGAAATATCTCAAGAAATTAATGAATGATTTATAA
- a CDS encoding GTP-binding protein yields MKRNDLRNIAIIAHVDHGKTTLVDAMLRQSGVFRANEQVAERVMDSNDLERERGITILSKNTAIMYDDIKINIVDTPGHADFGGEVERVLNMVDGVLLLVDAFEGPMPQTKYVLRKALEQKLKPIVVINKIDRPDQRVEDVVDEVLELFIELEADDDQLDFPVVYAAARDGFAKLSMDDESVDLKPLFELLIKEIPAPQGELEGPLQIMVTTLDYDDYVGRIAIGRVIRGRVNNGQNVLVLNGDLETKGKIGKLYTYQGLKRVEVKEAGLGDIIAVTGLDDVSIGHTIADPENPEVLPTLNIDEPTLAMMFGVNTSPFASREGNLVTSRHVRDRLFKEVETNVSLRVEETDSADTFKVSGRGELHLSILIETMRREGFELQVGKPEVIYKTINGQRCEPMEALTIDVPQEFMGAVMESLGTRKAELVNMTELAGYLRMEFIIPARGLIGFRSEFLTNTKGNGIMHHIFHGYVPFKGDIPGRSRGALVAFEDGETTAYGINTVQDRGVIFIVPGQAVYQGMIVGENSRELDMDVNPCKKKHVTNMRSSSADDSIRLTPPRILSLEQALEYINKDELVEVTPHSIRLRKTILDRNVRNRERKNTDKG; encoded by the coding sequence ATGAAACGGAATGATTTACGGAACATCGCAATTATCGCGCACGTTGACCACGGAAAGACAACTTTAGTTGATGCAATGCTGAGACAGAGTGGCGTATTTCGGGCGAACGAACAAGTAGCAGAACGCGTCATGGATTCAAATGATCTGGAGCGTGAGCGCGGAATAACCATTTTATCTAAGAATACTGCCATTATGTATGATGATATAAAGATCAATATTGTCGATACTCCAGGCCATGCTGATTTTGGTGGCGAGGTAGAGCGGGTTCTTAACATGGTCGACGGCGTTTTACTGTTAGTAGACGCTTTCGAAGGGCCAATGCCGCAAACTAAATATGTTTTGCGCAAAGCTTTAGAACAAAAACTCAAGCCAATTGTTGTTATCAATAAGATCGACCGCCCAGATCAACGGGTTGAAGATGTTGTTGATGAAGTTCTTGAGCTGTTTATTGAGTTGGAAGCGGATGATGATCAATTAGATTTCCCTGTTGTCTATGCTGCGGCACGGGATGGTTTTGCAAAACTTTCTATGGATGATGAGTCTGTTGATTTGAAACCATTATTCGAGTTGTTAATTAAAGAAATTCCGGCACCTCAAGGAGAGCTGGAAGGACCATTGCAAATTATGGTCACTACCCTTGACTATGATGACTATGTAGGCCGTATCGCAATTGGCCGTGTTATTCGCGGACGTGTCAATAATGGGCAGAATGTATTAGTATTAAATGGTGATCTTGAAACAAAAGGCAAAATCGGCAAGCTATATACTTATCAAGGTTTAAAACGGGTTGAAGTTAAAGAAGCCGGACTTGGTGATATTATTGCAGTAACAGGTCTTGATGATGTGAGTATTGGTCATACCATTGCTGACCCTGAAAATCCTGAAGTTTTGCCAACTCTTAATATTGATGAGCCAACCCTTGCCATGATGTTTGGTGTTAATACCAGTCCTTTCGCCAGTCGCGAGGGAAATCTTGTTACCTCCCGTCATGTGCGTGACCGCTTATTTAAAGAAGTTGAAACCAATGTGAGCTTACGGGTTGAAGAGACTGATAGTGCGGATACTTTTAAGGTTTCAGGCCGTGGTGAATTGCATTTATCAATTTTGATTGAAACAATGCGCCGCGAGGGCTTTGAATTGCAGGTTGGTAAACCAGAAGTTATTTACAAGACTATTAATGGTCAACGCTGTGAGCCAATGGAAGCTCTTACGATTGATGTTCCTCAAGAGTTTATGGGAGCAGTCATGGAATCATTAGGAACCCGGAAAGCCGAGTTGGTCAATATGACTGAATTAGCCGGCTACTTACGTATGGAGTTTATTATTCCTGCTCGTGGCTTGATTGGTTTCCGTTCCGAGTTTTTAACCAATACAAAAGGAAATGGGATTATGCATCACATTTTCCATGGCTATGTTCCTTTTAAAGGCGATATACCAGGACGGAGCCGTGGTGCTCTCGTAGCTTTCGAAGATGGTGAAACAACGGCCTATGGTATTAATACGGTACAAGATCGTGGTGTAATATTTATTGTGCCAGGTCAAGCTGTTTATCAAGGTATGATTGTTGGGGAAAATTCCCGTGAATTAGATATGGACGTAAATCCTTGCAAGAAAAAGCATGTAACCAATATGCGTTCAAGTTCAGCGGACGATTCTATTCGTCTGACACCACCACGTATTCTCAGTTTGGAACAAGCATTAGAGTATATCAATAAAGATGAGTTGGTCGAAGTAACACCACATAGCATTCGTTTGCGTAAGACTATTCTTGACCGCAATGTTCGTAACCGTGAACGTAAGAATACAGACAAAGGCTAA
- a CDS encoding ribonucleotide-diphosphate reductase subunit alpha produces MLTPEAMAVLKARYLMDNETPEAMFKRVAQTIAQAEALFDGDASRAAAEYDQLMSSLEFLPNSPTLMNAGKSNGQLAACFVLPIEDSLEAIFETLKNTALIHQSGGGTGFSFSRLRPKGDQVAATGNTSSGPISFMHVYNLATQVVKQGAVRSGANMAVLRVDHPDIMEFISVKHQRNVLNNFNLSVAVTDKFMAAVDADLPFELINPRTKLAVNSVQARTIYDRLTEMAWENGEPGLFFLDTVNKANPTPLLGAFESPNPCSEQPLLPYESCNLGSINLAKMIKATKHGIELDYNKLRNTVRTAVKFLDSVIDINHYPLNLVAEQSKLTRKIGLGIMGLADLFILLDIPYASEQAVELTANIMKFLTTEARLMSSAIALRRGNFPAFNGSIFAVQGYTAMRNATVSTIAPTGSISLIAQCSSGIEPLFALSVTRRVLEGSTLISSNPIVLRYLSERGLLSETVSAVIERDGSIANTDLPLAVQAVLATAHEIEPAWHIAHLAAAQRFTDNGVSKTVNLPYHATQADVAKVFKQAYESGCKGVTVYRNNSRSEQVLTHGMTRCAKCEE; encoded by the coding sequence ATGCTTACACCGGAGGCTATGGCAGTACTCAAGGCGCGTTATTTAATGGATAACGAGACACCTGAAGCCATGTTTAAGCGGGTTGCTCAAACCATTGCACAAGCCGAGGCTTTATTTGACGGTGATGCTAGCCGTGCAGCAGCAGAGTATGATCAACTCATGTCTTCATTAGAGTTTCTTCCTAACTCACCGACACTGATGAATGCAGGCAAGTCGAATGGTCAGCTGGCTGCCTGCTTTGTCTTGCCAATTGAGGATTCGCTTGAAGCTATCTTTGAAACCTTGAAAAATACTGCTTTGATTCATCAGAGCGGAGGGGGCACTGGGTTTTCATTTTCACGTCTCCGCCCAAAAGGTGATCAGGTTGCGGCAACCGGCAATACATCTAGTGGACCAATTTCCTTTATGCATGTTTATAATCTGGCAACCCAGGTTGTCAAACAAGGGGCAGTGCGCAGTGGGGCTAATATGGCTGTCTTACGCGTCGATCACCCTGATATTATGGAATTTATCAGCGTCAAACACCAGCGGAATGTTTTGAATAACTTTAATTTATCGGTGGCTGTTACCGATAAATTTATGGCGGCAGTTGACGCTGATTTACCGTTTGAGCTAATTAATCCTCGTACTAAACTAGCTGTGAATTCAGTGCAAGCCCGGACTATTTATGACAGGTTGACAGAAATGGCCTGGGAAAATGGTGAGCCGGGCTTGTTTTTTTTAGATACAGTCAATAAAGCCAATCCGACCCCGCTGCTTGGAGCATTTGAAAGTCCCAACCCCTGTTCCGAGCAACCCTTGCTGCCTTATGAGTCCTGCAATCTAGGGTCAATTAATTTGGCAAAAATGATAAAGGCAACAAAGCATGGAATCGAACTCGATTATAACAAATTGCGTAACACGGTTAGAACGGCTGTGAAGTTTTTGGATAGTGTCATTGACATCAATCATTATCCATTAAATCTTGTAGCAGAACAAAGCAAATTAACTCGAAAAATCGGCTTAGGCATTATGGGGTTGGCAGATTTGTTTATTCTGCTAGATATTCCGTATGCTAGTGAGCAAGCGGTAGAGCTTACTGCCAATATTATGAAATTCTTAACAACTGAAGCCAGGCTTATGTCTAGTGCAATAGCTTTGCGGCGGGGCAATTTTCCTGCTTTCAATGGCAGCATATTTGCTGTACAGGGGTATACCGCTATGCGTAATGCGACTGTAAGTACGATTGCGCCTACTGGTAGTATCAGCTTAATTGCGCAATGTTCCAGTGGTATTGAGCCACTGTTTGCCTTGTCAGTGACACGCAGAGTTCTTGAAGGTAGCACTCTGATTAGCAGTAACCCTATTGTATTGCGCTATCTGAGTGAGCGTGGCTTATTAAGTGAAACTGTGTCAGCAGTGATTGAGCGCGATGGCAGTATAGCAAATACCGATTTACCATTGGCTGTTCAAGCTGTACTGGCAACAGCGCATGAGATTGAGCCGGCATGGCATATTGCTCATCTTGCGGCCGCCCAGCGTTTTACTGACAATGGAGTATCAAAAACTGTTAATCTACCGTATCACGCGACTCAAGCAGATGTGGCAAAAGTTTTTAAGCAGGCTTATGAATCTGGTTGTAAAGGAGTCACTGTGTATCGCAATAATAGTCGAAGTGAGCAAGTTCTTACCCATGGTATGACAAGGTGTGCTAAATGTGAAGAATAA
- the sepF_1 gene encoding cell division protein SepF, which translates to MTGGLIHKLTNFLMPIEETEVQASENLLARPNLTVHSNAATDLKLFIATPKSFDDAKVLADRLKAKEAIIVNYENVDQATQQRIGDFLNGVCYILIGAVQRISDHSILYVPEHVDINKELYAYSIPTYIKQ; encoded by the coding sequence ATGACTGGCGGCCTAATTCATAAGCTGACGAATTTTTTGATGCCAATTGAAGAAACTGAAGTGCAAGCTTCCGAAAACTTACTGGCAAGACCTAATCTTACTGTACATAGTAATGCTGCTACTGACTTGAAATTGTTTATTGCTACACCGAAGAGTTTTGATGATGCAAAAGTTTTGGCAGATCGCTTAAAAGCTAAAGAAGCCATTATTGTCAATTATGAGAATGTAGATCAAGCTACACAACAGCGTATCGGTGATTTTCTTAATGGCGTCTGCTATATTCTGATTGGTGCGGTGCAGCGAATATCTGATCATAGTATTCTTTACGTACCCGAGCATGTTGATATCAACAAAGAACTGTATGCATATTCTATCCCTACATATATCAAGCAGTAA
- a CDS encoding dihydroorotate dehydrogenase, whose protein sequence is MAVMIVGADHLGHIEKNLQQLGITNIEHMTGRKVANKKKIKLPISVALIVVFIDYVNHITTNNIKQTAKSQGVPLIFANRSWSSLKDKLADFNLKELG, encoded by the coding sequence ATGGCAGTGATGATTGTCGGGGCAGATCATTTGGGTCATATTGAAAAAAACCTGCAACAATTGGGGATAACAAATATTGAGCACATGACAGGCAGGAAGGTAGCCAATAAAAAGAAAATAAAATTACCGATTTCGGTGGCTTTAATCGTCGTTTTTATTGACTATGTCAATCATATTACAACAAATAATATTAAACAGACAGCAAAATCTCAGGGAGTACCGCTTATTTTTGCTAATCGTTCATGGAGTTCATTAAAGGATAAGCTTGCAGATTTCAATCTTAAGGAGTTGGGGTGA
- a CDS encoding S-layer-like domain-containing protein yields the protein MNRKIISTLVSALIIGAAIPGFAAASPFEDVPAKHWAYDAVAKLAQAGIIDGYGDGTYRGDKTLTRYELAQIVANALTKANKANQENQVVIKQLSAEFADELNGLGVRVTKLESKSKVDFNADFSTRYTAKDDEADSDKTSSGQYRLRLDAKANVDEKSTLNLRFVTVNPYQSTKGTAGLLRNNTWNTAGANSTTASNSAGIDRVWLASKLGAVNANIGRQPLVVGISSGIVDAGAFSFDGVKFGGKIGSVDTAVNWGRLVDQKDIASVELKTESGKLKYGVGYFSLQDHAGAVTPYTVDVNGAVTSFGKDIAQLYFGNFIYNFTPKVSLSGEFSKNNADYATDKNISWTTYAVLGDQALVKKGQHNVKLQYTSVGKNALALDNQQQGLPGTAAASTGLTTFDTTFTQDKYSVLGLSYRYAFSKNLVGETYYVSVDDKASSINDYDYLRAVLIAKF from the coding sequence ATGAATAGAAAAATTATTTCAACGCTTGTATCAGCACTTATTATTGGGGCTGCGATACCGGGATTTGCGGCAGCCAGTCCATTTGAAGATGTTCCGGCAAAACATTGGGCGTATGATGCTGTGGCTAAATTAGCGCAAGCTGGCATTATTGACGGTTATGGTGATGGCACTTATCGTGGTGATAAAACATTGACGAGATATGAATTGGCGCAAATTGTAGCCAATGCATTAACAAAAGCTAATAAAGCCAATCAGGAGAACCAAGTCGTTATTAAACAATTATCGGCAGAATTTGCTGATGAATTGAATGGTCTGGGTGTACGGGTTACTAAGCTTGAATCAAAGTCGAAAGTGGATTTCAACGCTGATTTTAGCACACGTTATACTGCAAAAGACGATGAAGCTGACTCTGACAAGACAAGCAGTGGCCAATATCGTCTGCGCCTGGATGCCAAGGCTAATGTTGATGAAAAGAGCACATTAAATCTTCGCTTTGTCACTGTAAATCCTTATCAATCAACTAAAGGAACGGCAGGATTATTACGTAATAATACTTGGAATACGGCTGGAGCAAATAGCACCACTGCATCCAATTCAGCTGGAATTGATCGAGTGTGGCTGGCCAGTAAACTTGGTGCGGTTAATGCAAATATTGGTCGTCAGCCGTTAGTTGTTGGAATTAGCAGTGGCATTGTTGATGCAGGTGCGTTTAGCTTTGACGGTGTGAAGTTTGGTGGAAAAATTGGCAGCGTTGATACAGCCGTAAACTGGGGGCGTTTAGTAGATCAAAAGGATATCGCTTCAGTTGAGTTGAAAACTGAATCTGGGAAACTAAAATATGGTGTTGGCTATTTTAGTTTACAGGATCATGCAGGGGCAGTTACGCCATATACTGTGGATGTTAATGGTGCAGTGACTTCTTTTGGCAAAGATATTGCACAACTATATTTTGGCAACTTTATTTACAACTTTACGCCTAAAGTATCATTAAGTGGTGAATTTAGTAAAAACAATGCGGATTATGCCACCGATAAAAATATAAGCTGGACAACTTATGCTGTACTAGGCGATCAAGCATTGGTTAAGAAAGGTCAGCATAATGTAAAGCTTCAGTATACTTCTGTCGGGAAAAATGCATTGGCCTTAGACAACCAACAGCAAGGATTGCCAGGTACTGCAGCCGCTTCTACAGGCCTGACGACTTTTGATACAACCTTTACACAAGATAAATATTCGGTTTTAGGACTGTCATATCGTTACGCGTTCAGTAAAAATTTAGTTGGTGAAACTTATTATGTTTCAGTTGATGATAAAGCCAGCAGTATTAATGATTATGATTATCTGCGCGCTGTGCTAATTGCAAAATTCTAA